Proteins found in one Nocardia brasiliensis ATCC 700358 genomic segment:
- a CDS encoding ABC transporter substrate-binding protein — translation MHNSTSTAPAFGRRRLLLGATALAAVGGAWALTGCDSGANPGDAPDGPPRPGGRLRTAIAGRSATADVLDPHQAGSSAGGAVSKNVWDKLVAYNNDLTLRYRLAESLQPNADGSEWRIALRPGVLFSDGTPLTSRDVLWSFTRMLDPARKSSGDLAMVDMARTRADGDLGVVVAMKTPLADFGSVLAGWYCYIVKDGTTTFDERTLPVGTGPFALVRWSPGDRTLLRRNERHWDGPALLDEVEIIQIAETEARVNAFLSDQADVVHEVSYLQASNLSSDPDVSVIVPPAGLMGAFQMRVDIPPFDDVRVRQAMRLAVDRQAMVDSVYYGYGEVGNDVYGKGAPFYADSLPQRTYDPQRARELLRAAGKENLTVALQTADGMPGMLESATLYAEQAKAAGITIRLESVPADTYFSQVSGKFPLTHIGWWNYSLDYFYGQTMTSTSPSNGTGWQRPEWDTKFAAARAAMDPQLRRRLYLELQQSLWDEGGYILHSFAKRPDAARPFVRGVRNGVPGTDDWANYATTWLAR, via the coding sequence ATGCACAACTCCACATCGACCGCGCCCGCATTCGGGCGGCGGCGGTTACTACTGGGTGCGACCGCGCTGGCAGCGGTCGGCGGCGCGTGGGCGCTGACCGGCTGCGATAGCGGCGCGAACCCCGGCGACGCACCCGATGGCCCACCCCGGCCCGGCGGGCGGTTGCGCACGGCGATCGCGGGACGGTCGGCGACCGCCGATGTGCTCGACCCCCATCAAGCGGGCAGTTCGGCGGGCGGCGCGGTCTCCAAGAACGTGTGGGACAAGCTGGTGGCCTACAACAACGACCTCACCCTGCGGTACCGCTTGGCGGAATCGTTGCAGCCCAATGCCGATGGCAGCGAGTGGCGGATCGCCCTGCGTCCGGGCGTGCTCTTCAGCGACGGCACACCTCTCACCTCCCGGGACGTGCTGTGGAGTTTCACGCGCATGCTGGACCCGGCGCGCAAGTCCTCCGGTGACCTCGCCATGGTCGACATGGCCCGGACGCGTGCCGACGGCGATCTCGGCGTGGTGGTGGCGATGAAAACGCCGCTGGCGGACTTCGGTTCGGTGCTGGCGGGCTGGTACTGCTACATCGTCAAGGACGGCACGACCACCTTCGACGAGCGCACCCTGCCGGTGGGCACCGGACCCTTCGCGCTGGTGCGGTGGTCGCCCGGTGACCGAACGCTGTTGCGGCGCAACGAGCGACACTGGGACGGTCCGGCCCTGCTGGACGAGGTGGAGATCATCCAGATCGCCGAGACCGAGGCCAGGGTGAACGCCTTCCTCTCCGATCAGGCCGATGTGGTGCACGAGGTTTCGTACCTGCAGGCCAGCAATCTGTCCAGCGATCCGGACGTCTCGGTGATCGTGCCGCCCGCCGGGTTGATGGGCGCCTTCCAGATGCGGGTGGATATCCCGCCGTTCGACGACGTGCGCGTACGGCAGGCGATGCGGCTGGCGGTGGACCGGCAGGCGATGGTCGACTCGGTGTACTACGGCTACGGCGAAGTCGGCAACGACGTGTACGGCAAAGGCGCGCCCTTCTACGCCGATTCGCTGCCGCAACGCACCTACGACCCGCAGCGGGCCCGTGAATTGCTGCGCGCGGCCGGGAAGGAAAACCTCACGGTCGCACTGCAAACCGCCGACGGCATGCCGGGCATGCTCGAATCCGCGACCCTCTACGCCGAGCAGGCGAAGGCGGCGGGGATCACCATCCGCCTCGAATCCGTGCCGGCCGACACCTATTTCTCCCAGGTCAGCGGAAAGTTCCCACTGACCCACATCGGCTGGTGGAACTACAGTCTCGACTACTTCTACGGCCAGACCATGACCAGTACCTCGCCGAGCAACGGCACCGGCTGGCAGCGCCCGGAGTGGGACACGAAGTTCGCGGCGGCGCGCGCGGCGATGGACCCGCAGCTCCGCCGCCGGCTCTACCTCGAACTGCAGCAATCGCTCTGGGACGAGGGCGGCTACATCCTGCACAGCTTCGCGAAACGACCGGACGCGGCCAGGCCGTTCGTGCGTGGCGTGCGCAACGGGGTACCCGGCACGGACGACTGGGCGAACTACGCCACGACCTGGCTGGCCCGCTGA
- a CDS encoding ABC transporter permease encodes MLRYVALRVCAGIAVLLGVALIVFGLFETLDSDAATVILSREGGGDPAPAQLAALRAQLGLDRPAPVRFAEWAGDFARGDFGDSLISGRPVREVLLGRFANSATLALLTAALLVPLAIGLGLAAGARAGSRTDRVISVAALTAESVPSFVSGVLLVATVSLTLHLLPAVSLLPTGTSVWERPEILVLPVTCLLIGLSPHPVRMVRAQTAEVMASEYILTARLNGIGGARLFLRHVAPNAVSASIHPLAGSVVGLIGGVAVVETLFVYPGLSQELLRAISARDFPFVQSTAVLLAAFGIGVYLLADLLALLVSPLARQQIVAGR; translated from the coding sequence GTGCTTCGCTATGTCGCACTTAGAGTTTGCGCGGGCATCGCCGTGCTGCTCGGCGTCGCCCTGATCGTGTTCGGTCTGTTCGAGACGCTGGATTCCGATGCGGCCACCGTCATCCTGTCCCGGGAAGGCGGTGGCGATCCGGCGCCCGCGCAATTGGCCGCGCTGCGTGCCCAATTGGGCCTGGACCGGCCCGCGCCGGTCCGATTCGCGGAGTGGGCGGGCGATTTCGCGCGGGGCGACTTCGGCGATTCGCTGATCTCCGGGCGTCCGGTGCGCGAGGTGCTGCTCGGCAGATTCGCCAACAGCGCGACATTGGCGCTGCTCACCGCGGCGTTGCTGGTGCCACTGGCGATCGGGCTCGGTCTGGCGGCCGGCGCGCGGGCCGGTTCGCGGACCGATCGGGTGATCAGCGTCGCCGCGCTCACCGCGGAGTCGGTGCCGTCGTTCGTGTCCGGTGTGCTGCTGGTGGCGACCGTCTCGCTGACTCTGCATCTGCTACCCGCCGTCTCGCTGCTGCCGACCGGCACCAGCGTCTGGGAGCGACCGGAGATCCTCGTGCTGCCCGTGACCTGTCTGCTGATCGGGTTGTCGCCACACCCGGTGCGCATGGTGCGCGCCCAGACCGCCGAGGTGATGGCCAGTGAGTACATTCTGACCGCGCGGCTCAACGGAATCGGTGGTGCGCGCTTGTTCTTGCGGCACGTCGCGCCCAACGCGGTCTCGGCGTCGATCCATCCCCTGGCCGGTTCGGTGGTCGGGTTGATCGGCGGCGTGGCCGTGGTGGAGACGCTGTTCGTCTATCCGGGCCTGTCGCAGGAGTTGTTGCGCGCCATCTCCGCTCGTGATTTTCCGTTCGTCCAGTCGACGGCCGTCCTGCTGGCGGCCTTCGGCATCGGTGTCTACCTGCTCGCCGACCTGCTCGCGTTGCTGGTGAGTCCGCTTGCGCGGCAACAGATCGTGGCGGGCCGATGA